AACCTAGATGTGATACAATAAAACCTTTATTTCAGAATAATATTGGGTCTGTACAAAATTATTCGCATAATAACCTATATATAATATAGTTTATGTCTATTTAGAGGTGATTTTTATTTAAATTAAGCTAAGTTGGGACTAGAAATTTTTAAtcatatatggagtttattcttttaTAGAGTATTTTTATACATAAATTTTAATGTGATAActcatttttattgtttttcttatgtGGAAAGTCAATCTTTTTCTGGTCAAAGTATTTGACCAGCTTTAGGATTAGTCCCCGTAATATTATTTGGGAATCGGGGCATGCCTTGTAACAGAGACTCTAATGACCTGAGTAGGAAACTTACCCAAATTTAAACTTTCAGTATCGATGGATGTACCCGATTGAAAGGTATATGAACATCCATTTGCCACAAATAACCAAATTTGAATgccaaaagagaaagagaataagGAGACCATATACCTTTCAATCGGGTACATCCATCGATACTGAACAGGTCCACCAATACGCGTCTCTGTTGGCAAATGGATAAGCAAGTGTAAATGTCAAAGAAGGCAGGAGGAAATATCTGCTCCAAGTTACAGAGAATGAGTGCGATGCGCTTTTCCAATTCTTTGAAGTCTTTAGGCCGTGAATTCTTGGAGCATAGTTCTTGGAATAATGAACTTAACTCAATTAACACAGAACTAACTCTATCTGGCTACGTCTTTCGAATTGCCAAAGGCAATAGTTGCTGCATTATCACATGTGAATCATGATTCTTTAATCCAAAAATCTTACGCTGTTTCATATTCACACATCTTGCAATGAGTGAAGAGTAACCATCTGGGGTCTTCAAGTTCTTCAAGACACTAAGGAACATCTCCTTTTTAGCATTATCCATAAAGTAACATGCATTTGGTAAGAAGAATTGCTTCCCATTTGCAGTCATAATTGGGGGAAGCTCAGGTCTGAGATTTAGGAGCTGAAGATCTAACCTTGCCTTTAGACCATCCTTGGCTTTCTTATCCATATCCAGCAGAGTACCAATAACGCTATCGCACACATTCTTCTCAGTGTGCATGACATCTAAATTGTGTTTGAGTATATTATCTGCCCAGTACGGCAGTTCATAAAAAATACTCAATTTCTTCCAATTGCCCGGCATGTTACTTGTAGCTGTATTTGATGCTCGTTCTTTTCTCTTGCGTGGAAGATCACCCATCATACTATCCTCAAACTGTTTGCCAAATACATGTGGAATGTGTTTTAGCTTCTGCAAGATATCTGGCCCTAACAATGGGTTTGGTGGTGAACCGTATTCCACATTACCATTGAATTCCTTCGTTAGAGAGCGAAACCTGTGACCCATTGGCAAGAAGCGTCGGTGTCCCATGTAGCAGGTTTTTCTTCCATGCTTCAACCTCTGATGCCGTGTATCTTCCTGACACGTTGGACATGCCAACTTGCCTTTGGTACTCCATCCTGATAGCATCGCTAGTCCAGGATAATCACTTATAGTCCATAATAACCCCACACGCATATTAAACATTTCATTTCGTGAAGAATCATATGTATTTTCCCATTCTTCCCACAACTCCTTAAGCTCGTCGATTAAGGGCCTCAGGTATACATCAATATCGTTACCTGGGGAATAATGATTTAAAATAATTATACTCGAATCAAGATAAAACTGCTTCTGTCATTATAATTTAAAACTATTATATAGAGATTTTAAAAAATTGGCAATATAAATGATCTCATACTAAATAAACCTTACAGCATTATGAGTTGGCTATTGACCTGACTTTTTTATATACTTTCAACAGCAATATAAGGAATATCATATACAGATTTTAAAAAAATGACAAGTCAGAGATAGAGAAAATGGTATACCTGGACTATAGGGGCCTGGTATAAGCAAAGACAAGATCATGTTATGTTGCTTCATGCACAACCATGGGGGAAGATTGTATGGTAAAAGGACCACAGGCCATGTGCTACGCGGATTTCTGGTTGAATGGTATGGACTAAAACCGTCTGTTGCTAAACCTAGTCTGATATTCCTCGGTTCAGCAGCAAACGTCGGATTCATCTCATCGAAATGCTTCCAAGCTTCAGAATCAGCTGGATGTCTCATTTTACCATCCCTCGGACGCCCTTCAGCATGCCATCTCATATATCCTGCAGTCTTAGATTCCATGTACAGCCGCTGTAGCCGAGGTCTCAAAGGAAAGTGGCGAAGAATCTTAGCTGGTGTTTTGGTTCCATCTTTGTAACGAGATGCTTTATAAATAGGGCATGTTTCCCTATCGGCGTACTCCTTATAATAAAGAATGCAGTCATTCAACACGCATCAATCTTATTGTAAGTCAATCCTAACTCTGAAAGTATTTTCTTGCACTGTGTGAAATTTTCTGGAAAATTACAATTATCAGGAAATGAATCCCTCATAAGTTGAAGCATATCCTTGGCTGACTTCTCAGACATCCCGCCAACACATTTATAGTTCCAAAATCGGACAAGAAAAGATATCACTGATATTTTGTCGCAGCCAGGATACAATGGTATCTTTGACTCCTCGAGAAATTTATAAAACCTAGAAGCTGTACAATTACTTGGTAAACCACTCACTCCTCCATCCCCATTATCCATATCTTCATCGCCATCCATATCATCCATACCTTCACCGTCACCCCTATCATCCATACCTTCATCATCACGCATTGGTATTCCACACACAGCTCGCAACATGCCAAAAAGGTCATCCCCTGGTCGTTCATCGTTGTTATTTCTGACCTCAAAACATGTATCTTGTGGTGCGATACTTGATGAGACCATTGAGCTTAAACTCTCACCATGATGAAACCATGTAGTATAATTTCTCATCATACCGTGCAATATCAAGTCACTGAAAATTTCACTTCTAACTTTGTAATTAACATTATTGCACTTTTTGCAAGGACATTTCATTTTACTATCTTCAGCAACAACCCCTTTCTCGAATGCATGGTCCAAGAATAGCCTCACGCCATCTTCATACTCTTTACCCCACCGAGCCTTGTGAACCCAGCTCTTATCCATGGTTTTACACAAACTGACTAAGGAACAAACTTATGATTAACGGAAACCACTAGTCACACACGCACACATATgccacaaacccaacagaaagagGAAAAGAACGCAGGACAGACATGAATTAGTAAGAATTACTTGGTGATAGTtacactaaaatttacaaatttaACAATTCAATTACCTTTATAAGTTAATAGAGAGGGATGATTATGAGCATGCAAGCCAGAGAATGATCCTGCGATGAAATGAACCCAATCGCCAACACCAGCAATATGCACCTGGCGCAACACACCTTAAGTCAATGAGTATTGTACATAGATGAAATGATCATGACCACCAACCTTTAAGTCTACGTTGTCTTCTAGTATATTGGAACAAATGTCAATTTCCCTATCAATTACCacctcttttatagagaggagtTTGTATATATTGCGCCAGTTAACTTGCCTTTGGTACTCCATCCTGATAGCATCGCTAGTCCAGCATAATCACTTATAATGAAAGCTTGACGCAACATTTCAGCTAATCCAAATCAAAAGACAAACAAGCACTCAGTTGATAATACTCAATGTAAATGGGATTGGAACCCCCACAGTACACCTTTTGGTACAACTACCAAGCACTCAACTAACTCAATTTCAAGTGGGATTCAATCCCTGATTCATTCTCATTATTAAATAAAatcctagattccgtaataaaaATGAGAAAGGGGCATGAAGCAACATTCCAGCTAATTGGAATCACAATGCAAGTGAAATTGGATTCATTAAACCTAACTCTGCCAGCATTTAAATCCCTAATTTCGAATCAATTACATGATATGACAAAGTATAAAACTATGAGCAGACATATGTCAcatatcaaacaaaataaaataacgcACATCACTAATTTGTTGAAGAAATCAGTAAGTGAAATTTGATATAAAACTACCTGAATTCCCAAAATCGATGGAGATGCGGAAAGTGTGATCTtgtaatttgcaaaccctaaaatcaaaaaacaacaacgtgaggttttaaaaaaaaaatcgcaaaacctaaaatcaaatcaaCGTAAGACTGAAAAAGAAGGAGGAAGAAATTTAACCTTAGAATCAAGTGTCGCTTCATTGCGAACGAATTTGAGATCTCACAGGGGAAAATCACGAACGGAGGAGGTTTAACTTAACGAGATTTTTTCAACAGGGGAGGAAGAATGTGAAGAGAAACTGAAAGAAGGCCGATATaaccaagaaaaaaagaaaagaaaatgttttCCTGTGTTTTCAGGCGTAAAATAATTAAACTACTGATGACTCAATCGCAACcgtcaaaaatctatctattggGGACGGCTAAAAGTAATGCGTCCCTATTAGTGGACCAATAGTGACGGCCAGACAGGGACGTCCCAAATGGACAGTTCTAAAGACGACTAAAGTGGAGTGTCCCAACAACTAACCTCTAGGGACGGTTTTTTTAGAAGTGGCCGTCCCCATAAACCTTCTTTTTTGTAGTGGAAGGTGTGGATCTGTCAATATTTTTTTGTTCTATATAGATTGGTATCACCCCAAATAATACCGATATTCCCTTCATAAATCATGTTTTTAAAAGTAAGCTTCTATACGataaaacttcaaaaaaaatttcaTGGAAGTCGATTTTTTTTTGCTGGTCAAAAAGTTTTTGACCAGCTTTAATTTTAGTCTCCATAATACTGGTTGGAAACTGTGGGGATGTCTTAGAATAAAACCTCTAATGATCAGAGTTGGAAACTGCACCCAAATTAAACAGGGCATTTTGTAGCTAGCTTTAAGACATGATCAGGATTGATAGGaccgaaaaaaaaataaaaaaaaatcaagggaTTATATAGGACAAAGACAAAGCAAATGTCTTCACTGGATTTCTTACCGTATAAGATGACATCTATTTCAATGCTGCCAACCTAAAAGGTATTACAAAAAATTACATTTGATCAGTGCAAGAATTTTGCAGATAAATAGTACATGCATTACAAATCTGAGTCTATCAATGCAAGAGTGTTGCAAAAAAATGGTACATATAATGCAGTTTTGGATCCATTTATAGTATTCTGAAACTATCTCATTTACAACGTAGTATATACAGCTAAGCCAACAAGAAAACCTAGAAAAGCTCCAGCTGCAACTTCAATCTCTGTGTGACCAACTGTTTCTTTTAACTTGCTTGGGTTATTGCTGAAATTAGGTTCATCCGAAGTTTCGTTATCATAATTTGTTAAGCTAGATGGAATTGAATTGAATCCATTCTTCACCTTTCCTGTTCTGAGTAATGGAGGGTTCGACGTCGTACAACTATTTTCAGCTATGGATAATGAAGGAACAGGAGACTTTGAGTCTAAGggggatgatgatgttgatgctttTGAATTTGATTCCATAATAAGACCATCTTTGCTCTGGTAAGAGATGGAATAGTTCTGCTTTTCTGAACTCTGGTTTAATACCTTTGCATGTTTCCCCACTTCCCTTCTTACCCCCTGCAAATTATAAAAACAACAGTAGGGGAATGTTTCAAAATTTCGAGCCCATTGTCTACCAGCTACCCATGTTACATGAGAAAAAGAAAGGTAAGATGCTCAAATGGCCTACTTATAAAATCTGGAATACCAATCGAGTTGCTTACAGTTTTCCTACGTAGGTATTAGTGCTTAAAGATATATAGAATGAAGTTGAAATTTTGAAACTCAACTGATGATTGAACAAAGATAAACATAGAGTGAAGGGTGGAACTGAAGAAACTAAAGTGAGCAACTTCATAGTGTAATGAAGTTCATTATATATCCCAACTAAAACTGACCATAAAAGGCAACTGCAAAGTATGATTCACGAACTAAACATGTGGAAGAGTGACACTTCAAACCTGCACAGCATCGTCTAAAGCCTCGAGGTAATGACCTACCTCGAAGAAGCGCCATAATAGCATCACTTCCCTCTTCGGTGGCTATTCATCATCTACCTCCTTCAAAACATCAACTCCTCCAATCTTTATCTTCTAAATCTGACCATCTTTTATATTGTCAGTACTAGTAGTAATTAACTTTTCACTTTCCACATCATCACCTAGATCAATACCTAGATTATTCATATTCTCACTCTCAGTCTCACAATCCTCCTTttcatccttctctttctctcctttgtTTTTACTTACTTTAGAACTATAAATCTTTTTATCAATATCTTTAGCTGCATGACCATGCATGTGTACTTTACAGGAATCAATtcttacaaatttttattttttgcatcTTCCAATCCCTATGTTATTTTCTCAACGGTTTTCATTTTGTGTGAGTTTAATAGGGTTCGCTTTGTGTGAGTCCAAGAGTTCCACAAATCCATGATAAACAACACACAAGTCAAATCCTATTAAACTCACATCACACAATCACTTCACTTTAGACCGCTGTGTAAATAAAGTAGGATTTGGAAGATGCGGAAAAGAAGAAGTTATAGAAATCGATTACTGTAAATTCCACTGGCATCATCATGGAACTAAAGAAACTGATAATGTTAATGAGATTAGTAGTATTagagaaagtgaaaaaaaaggaaagaaagaaagaaagaaagagaatgatgaagaggaggattATGAGAGTGAGAGTGGGAGTGAAAAATATTCTAGAAACTGATCTAggggatgatgaagaaaaaaagatgTGGAAAATGAAAAGTTGAGAAACAACTTTTCAACAGAaagattagagaagttgatgttTTGAAGGAGGTAAATGCTAAACAACCACTGCAGAGAAGAATTAGGCGTAAGAGGGGTGAATGAGACGCTTACAATGAAACAAGTATACAAAATTTTGGAGGACTAGATGGTAGTAATAAGGATGACGATGAGTTAAGGAGATCTAAATACTCGAGTAAACCATTGCTATGCTGGTTTGTGAAGTAGGCTTTCATTATGTTTAAATCAAAGCTTTTTAATTTTAGACGTGAAATTCAGTAAATCTTGAGGTTctgaatttttgtttttgatttggtggtcaactcttgggtatttttcaATTATTCTATTTTAAAAATTAGTGTTAGGTTTCTGTAATTTGTGTATATGTGTTTCTTATCAAGTTCTTATTTTAGTGCTCGAATCTGGCCATCCGATGGACAATCGGTCAATGGTGATAGGAACACAGTTAAGTGAGATTCTGTAATTTTTGAATAATGCCGGAATACAGACATAAATTACTTATTCTCTGTTGGTTTTAAGGATGTTACAGTTTTTACTACAGTTCCGAAAGAAGTTCAAGACACAATTAGGAAATGCATGGATATCAAgctaagaagaagaaagaaaaatgtaTAAACAACAGTAAGGATATGCTTCAGATTTCGAGCCCATTGTCTACTAACTTTGCAAGTAACATGATTAAAGGAAATGTAAGATTCTCGGAGTCGCTTGTGAATCATATGATTCAGTTCAGAGTAAGTTCATGAAACAAAAATACTGAAAGTTGGCTTCAAAATAACATATCTGAAGCAACAAATGTGCCCCATCTTCTCATTCTAAATGACAGAACAAATCTCACCTATAACAACAGAACTCCATCATAGAACAGTCTGCATTTCATGatctaaacataactttttttgAAATGGAAGCAATTACTCTGAGATTTGGTACAGTAGTCAGAAGCAATTAACACACTATTCGAAACAGATACATGTGAAAGACTTCAACTTAAGGTTAGCCGTTTTCGTCTTTGTAGATTTCATACTCCTAGCCGATTTCATACTCCTATCGGTTTCAAAGAAAGCAACAAGAGAACCATAGTCTATAGTACCTATCAGAGAACCGTTGTGATACTGGTTTGTAACCAAATGCAACTTCTAATTTAATGCAAACATAtcctgaaaaaccaaaattaGAAAAGCCAGGAAAAAAGTTGTTACCTGGGCATCATACATAACGATTGCAGCAAAAACCACAGCAACCCCGAAAACAGAATCTGAAAATCCCCTAAACACAGTACAATAGAATCTCTGAGCATCACAAACAAAATAAACGACTTCGAATAGAACAAAACGACAACTCAACTCTGAAACCAAATGGGAATAGCCCGATTGGCCTCTCATACTTGAGGTCAAGTCCCTGCACTAACCATTTCCAACATAATTCATCTATTACCTTTCCAGACCAAGAGTAGTTGCAGCAGCTACTACACACTGTAACATttaaaaacaaaaactcaaatttcAATACCAAGAATTTCTCCATGGAAATCAAAAGAAAGAAGCAAAATTTAGCAGAATTGAAATGACTTACAGAGGAATGTGTAGATGGAAATCCACCAGACCGAAACAAATTCTTAAAATTGAACTCCTCATTGTAAAGTAAAACTGAAGTAAAAGGTTTTGAGAATTCCCCAATTAGAGCTGATAATGTAGATGCCACTAAAACCTAACAAAAAAAATCCCAATACTCAAAATCGCATTCAACAAATCTGggtatcacaaaaaaaaaacctatttttATGAATCTTTAGCCTTAATCCTAATCTGGGTTTCAATCAAATCTAAGGAAATCTTACTTTCTCATGTGAGATTTTCAGCCATATCTTGATTttaacagattttttttttttttacttataaaTGAAAATTACAAAGTGAattaagagattcaagtgattctaTGATATGGGTTTGAATTAGAATTAcataaaaatcaaagaaaaacttaCTTTATTGTGAGCGATTTCAGCAATCTCTTGAACTCCGATACTGCTAAGGCAAACGAAGGACTTAGTTCTATTTGGTTTTTTTCTGAAACTaataggagaagaagaagatgatgagttgTGATTCTGGATTAAGAACTGCTGAGTGTTtataggtggtgttgcagaggtcgACAAACACGATATCATGGCTGTTCTCTTCCCTCTGTTTGGAGAAGCCGTGATAAGCCTGTGATGGTTAGGTTAGATTTTGGgcttataagaaaaaaaatgaaagaaaaatgttAGCAATAGAGAGTCATCTGCTGAAGACTCTCGACCAAATGAGCTAGCATTCCGTGTATGAAGGAATGGCCGAGTTTTGTGCATCTTGGTTAGTCTTACGGGTCTTTAGTTTTCAGTTGAATCTAGCGTCTGTAACTCATGAATAGGTTGATAAGTTATAACAACCTTTGTACTCTCTGATATAAATAATAAACAGACTCCATAGTTCAAGGTGTGGAAGCCTTTCACCAAAACTCAATTCCTAACTTGGTATCAGCCTTGATCCAAGCTACGCTTCCAAAaccaattcaaataaaaaatatagaATATCGACAACAACTCAATTGAGAAACATACAGATCCATCATCTGGTAACTCTTAAGTTAACAGAAAACAACTACCCACTGTGGAAGACGCAGTTTAAACCAATTCTGAAGGGCCATGGACTAACTTGCTTCATTGATGGTTCAAAACCTATACCTCCTAGAACACTACCAGATTCTGATGCTGAAAATCCAGAGTTCACTGCATATGAAGAACAAGACTCTCTTTTGGTTGGGTGGCTGAACTCAACTCTTACTCCAGAATGTCTTGGGGTTGTACGTGATCTTAACACATCTAAGGAGGTATGGGATGCTCTGGAGTCAGAATATGCTCCAAAGACAAAGTTTCACCAGATGAATCTCAAAAAACAGTTACACAACTTGAGCAAAGGTAATAAATCTTTACGAGTCTTTTTAAATGAGGCTAAAGAACTATTTGCACAGCTTGCAGCATCCGGATATACAGTCAGTGATGATGAAAAGAAACAATCCATCAGCAATGGGTTGAATCAAGCATATGATTCAATTGTCTCCACCTTAGGCACATTGGAAAACCTGAGCATGGATATGTTTTACTCACATCTTCTGAACTTTGATATGCGTATTACACGTCAGCTTGAGGATATACAACAACCAATTGCCCATCTTGATGCTTTTTCTTCGTCAGGAGGAAAACCTTaccaaaacaacaaccacaatctAAGTCAACGACCTTTTCAGTATCAACAAAATCAGTCTAAACCTCGATTCAAGTCTCTTGTGCAAAACAACAACACCGCTGAGAAGTGTCAAATATGCAAAAAGAAAGGACACCTTGGTGACAAATGCTGGTTCCGCTACAAACCTAGCACTAATGTGCAGAAACCTCAAGCTGCATATATTGCTTTTCCTGAAGCTTCCTATGGCAATCAATGGGTAACAGATACTGGTGCTACAAATCATCTGACAACAGATATGAGCAACTTGACAATTCCACATGAATATTCAGGCACTGAACAAGTGTATGTGGGAAATGGTAATGCACTTAACATCACACATACTGGTAATGCATCTTTCACACATAACTCAAGGTTATTCTGTTTGAATAACATATTTCATGTACCCAGTATAAAAACGAACCTGTTATCAGTTTCTCAATTCTGCAAAGATAATGGTGTTTTCTTTGAGTTTCACTCATCTCATTTCTTTGTGAAGGACAAGACAACGGGAAAGCTGCTGCTGCGCGGACTGAATAGGAATGGACTGTACTTTCTTGATGGCGTTGCGCAAGTCAGCAGACAAGGATCTTCTCAAGCTCATGTTGCGTCTTCCATGCCAACCTGGCATCAACGTCTGGGTCATCCAATGCTCCGTACCGTGTCTAGCATTTGCAATAGGTTTTCACTTCCAGTTTCTAATAAAATGTTTACTTTCTGCGGTTCTTGTCATGTTAGTAAGAGCAAAAAACTTTCTTTTTCTCTAAGCAatacatcttatgataatccattatcTTTGGTTGTTTCTGATATCTGGGTATCCCCCAAACTCTCCAGGTCTGGTTTTCGATATTACATGCTCATAATGGATGTTTATTCGCATTTCACTTGGGTGTTTCCTTTGGTACAACGTTCTGATGCTTTgtctatttttattaattttcgaaaacaaatagaaaatcttacagatcatagaataaAATTTTTTCAGTCTGACAATGCCTTAGAGTACAAAAAGTTCACTAAGTATTTAAATGAATCTGGTATTCAATACTGATTCTCTTGTCCTCATACATCACCACAAAATGGCATTGC
This is a stretch of genomic DNA from Papaver somniferum cultivar HN1 chromosome 1, ASM357369v1, whole genome shotgun sequence. It encodes these proteins:
- the LOC113321467 gene encoding uncharacterized protein LOC113321467, translating into MISCLSTSATPPINTQQFLIQNHNSSSSSSPISFRKKPNRTKSFVCLSSIGVQEIAEIAHNKVLVASTLSALIGEFSKPFTSVLLYNEEFNFKNLFRSGGFPSTHSSCVVAAATTLGLERGFSDSVFGVAVVFAAIVMYDAQGVRREVGKHAKVLNQSSEKQNYSISYQSKDGLIMESNSKASTSSSPLDSKSPVPSLSIAENSCTTSNPPLLRTGKVKNGFNSIPSSLTNYDNETSDEPNFSNNPSKLKETVGHTEIEVAAGAFLGFLVGLAVYTTL